One window from the genome of Cryptosporangium phraense encodes:
- a CDS encoding FMN-dependent NADH-azoreductase — MPHLLHLDSSADLTGSRSRAITAAFAKSWASRGDDHTITYRDLHTEPLPRLSTPALHWAPRLRRPDETVEPQDEALQQLILDELFAADVLLVGAPMYNYSLASTLKTWIDYVHVPGTTLTFDDVPSQPMAGRRAVVVTSAGGSYVEGSPTHGWDHLTPVLQIVLGTALGMEVTVISTELTLAPRIPDLAPQIPYSESLLTAAMERAAELGATV, encoded by the coding sequence ATGCCCCACCTGTTGCACCTCGACTCGTCCGCCGATCTGACCGGTTCCCGCTCCCGGGCGATCACCGCCGCGTTCGCGAAGTCCTGGGCGTCCCGCGGGGACGACCACACGATCACCTACCGCGACCTGCACACCGAGCCGCTCCCCCGGCTGTCGACACCGGCCCTGCACTGGGCTCCGCGCCTACGGCGCCCCGACGAGACCGTCGAGCCGCAGGACGAGGCCCTCCAGCAGCTGATCCTCGACGAACTGTTCGCGGCCGACGTCCTGCTGGTCGGAGCGCCGATGTACAACTACTCGCTCGCGTCGACGCTGAAGACCTGGATCGACTACGTGCACGTCCCGGGCACGACGCTGACGTTCGACGACGTGCCGAGCCAGCCGATGGCCGGGCGCCGGGCGGTCGTCGTCACCAGCGCGGGCGGCTCGTACGTCGAGGGTTCGCCGACCCACGGGTGGGACCACCTCACGCCGGTGCTGCAGATCGTCCTGGGCACCGCGCTGGGCATGGAGGTCACCGTGATCTCCACCGAGCTGACGCTAGCCCCACGAATCCCCGACCTGGCCCCTCAGATCCCCTACAGCGAATCGCTCTTGACCGCTGCGATGGAGCGTGCCGCCGAACTGGGCGCCACTGTGTAG
- a CDS encoding phosphatidylinositol-specific phospholipase C/glycerophosphodiester phosphodiesterase family protein gives MSSLVAVLAGLGVVVLVAIGVGVAAQVRHRRWGPMTGGHAHNDYRHHRPLLAALDQGFTSVEVDIWPHQDADGTPTLLVGHDEADLERWRTLRGLYLDPLARRVAAQGRVQPGYDRPFQLLVEIKNDPEWCWELLAAELDEYSSMLTRFEGDEIHPGAVTVVITGKPPREALAAAPVRYAACDGSLSAVGSDLPASLVPLCSEKWSWKFQWDGRGEMPAEEREKLRDWVAKAHAEGRTVRFWGVPAHSRKTRNAFWREMREAKVDYLGTDDLAALRAFMTTR, from the coding sequence ATGTCATCGTTAGTGGCCGTCCTGGCCGGGCTGGGTGTCGTGGTGCTGGTGGCGATCGGCGTCGGCGTGGCCGCTCAGGTGCGGCACCGTCGCTGGGGTCCGATGACCGGTGGTCACGCGCACAACGACTACCGGCACCACCGTCCGCTGCTCGCCGCCCTCGATCAGGGGTTCACGAGCGTCGAGGTGGACATCTGGCCGCACCAGGACGCCGACGGAACCCCGACGTTGCTGGTCGGCCACGACGAGGCCGACCTGGAGCGGTGGCGGACGCTCCGCGGCCTGTACCTGGACCCGCTGGCCCGGCGGGTGGCGGCCCAGGGCCGGGTCCAGCCCGGCTACGACCGGCCGTTCCAGCTGCTGGTGGAGATCAAGAACGACCCGGAGTGGTGCTGGGAGCTGCTCGCGGCCGAGCTCGACGAGTACTCGTCGATGCTCACCCGGTTCGAGGGCGACGAGATCCACCCCGGCGCGGTGACCGTCGTCATCACCGGGAAGCCGCCGCGGGAGGCGCTGGCCGCCGCGCCGGTGCGGTACGCGGCCTGCGACGGGAGTTTGTCCGCGGTAGGGAGCGACCTGCCGGCGTCGCTGGTGCCGCTGTGCAGTGAGAAGTGGAGCTGGAAGTTCCAGTGGGACGGGCGCGGCGAGATGCCGGCCGAGGAGCGCGAGAAGCTCCGCGACTGGGTCGCGAAGGCGCACGCGGAGGGACGCACCGTCCGGTTCTGGGGCGTCCCGGCGCACTCCCGCAAGACCCGCAACGCGTTCTGGCGCGAGATGCGCGAGGCAAAGGTCGATTACCTCGGCACCGACGACCTCGCCGCACTGCGCGCTTTCATGACTACGCGCTAG
- a CDS encoding alpha/beta hydrolase family esterase: MRVVAVVLVLLLGAAGCDRAAARPAAPASTSVETVRVGDVERTYRLHVPTAAVGRTGAPVVIVLHGGGGNGAQVEKQTGFSDLADREGFLAVYPDGSGRTRLLTWNAGTCCGYARDRDVDDVGFLRVLIAQFPGRRVYVTGFSNGAMLAYRAGCELADQVGAIAPVSGAMDLPSCRPARPLPVYAIHGDADPIVPYDGGTSSSRIANPAVAGSHRSVAYAMTSWSRFDGCSGSSTSFRGAITTVRYTGCAADVRFDTVVGGEHAWPGGRSSRPGADPPTTELDATEAIWSFFATHGG; encoded by the coding sequence ATGCGCGTCGTGGCGGTGGTTCTCGTCCTCCTGCTCGGTGCGGCCGGGTGCGACCGGGCCGCCGCGCGGCCCGCGGCTCCCGCGTCCACCTCGGTCGAGACCGTTCGCGTCGGAGACGTCGAGAGGACCTACCGTCTGCACGTACCGACGGCGGCCGTCGGCCGGACCGGCGCGCCGGTCGTGATCGTCCTGCACGGCGGAGGCGGCAACGGCGCTCAGGTCGAGAAGCAGACCGGCTTCAGCGACCTGGCCGACCGGGAGGGGTTCCTCGCCGTCTATCCGGACGGGTCCGGACGGACCCGGCTGCTGACCTGGAACGCGGGCACCTGCTGCGGGTACGCGCGGGATCGGGACGTCGACGACGTCGGGTTCCTGCGGGTGCTGATCGCGCAGTTCCCGGGCCGGCGGGTGTACGTGACCGGGTTCTCGAACGGCGCGATGCTGGCCTACCGGGCCGGCTGCGAGCTGGCCGACCAGGTCGGCGCGATCGCCCCGGTGTCGGGCGCGATGGATCTGCCGTCGTGCCGGCCGGCCCGCCCGCTGCCGGTCTACGCGATCCACGGCGACGCCGACCCGATCGTGCCGTACGACGGCGGGACGTCCTCGTCGCGGATCGCCAACCCGGCCGTGGCCGGGTCGCACCGCTCGGTGGCCTACGCGATGACGTCCTGGAGCCGGTTCGACGGGTGCTCCGGTTCGTCGACGTCGTTCCGCGGTGCCATCACGACCGTCCGGTACACCGGGTGCGCGGCCGACGTGCGCTTCGACACGGTCGTCGGTGGCGAACACGCCTGGCCCGGCGGGCGGTCGTCCCGCCCGGGCGCGGACCCGCCGACCACCGAATTGGACGCGACCGAGGCGATCTGGTCGTTCTTCGCGACCCACGGCGGTTAG
- a CDS encoding ATP-binding protein, giving the protein MGLQNGRSRRGLWSVAALTALVLTAGTLVSLAVGSLLRDASHRTAVRAMDGRTDLMSSAVRTEIDRYRDQVQTLAAALGAMDEVTAARFARTTAPLRPMGLSGATSVVYLVPVANSDLAAVQAEWRRRGAADLVIRPHGHGPHVIGVLTTRLDGQRNAGYSGVDITQAPAPYAATTESRRSGSVAVSDTYHLIIDQQLPPSQRQFSFVLTAPVTGPDGRFRGWVMMGLRGQDFVQATLSRVAQNLVDVSLTARNADGRDTAVAGLSADRSGRRDLHRTVNISVAQRHWELRTGAVSAALPGASPSLAVALTATLLGVTLLAGTLVAILASGRRRAERRVQAATRELQDTEREAREQAELLGTVLHTITEGVGVVDSDGRFLAHNPAAKQLLGISLDSSGPDRWQQHYGLFRPDGSEPLPVAEMPLVRALNGEDVDGVEILVRNPARRSGALITVSARPLALADGSRGAVAVFHDVTEERAYEAELQGFAGVVAHDLKSPLTTVVGYAELLEDEVAGNDEALEHLGRIRATATRMRTLIDDLLTYTSARDAAINQVSFPLGDLVQEVVAARLHASRAGGYFPDVYVGRLPALNADPVLVRQVLENLIGNALKYTRPGSPARVDVTARLETEQRGGTWARVEISDRGIGIPAGEHGRVFDRFHRAHPTEGYPGTGLGLAICQRIVERHGGAIGATDNPGGGTRFWFTLPAGDDPAPRPPARLAQAASSGRSSSA; this is encoded by the coding sequence GTGGGGCTTCAGAACGGCAGGTCCCGGCGCGGCCTGTGGTCCGTCGCCGCGCTGACCGCGCTGGTCCTGACCGCGGGCACGCTCGTCTCGCTCGCGGTCGGTTCCCTCCTGCGCGACGCCTCCCACCGGACCGCCGTGCGCGCGATGGACGGCCGGACCGACCTGATGTCCTCGGCCGTGCGCACCGAGATCGACCGCTACCGCGACCAGGTGCAGACGCTGGCCGCCGCGCTCGGTGCGATGGACGAGGTGACCGCGGCCCGATTCGCCCGGACGACCGCGCCGCTGCGGCCGATGGGCCTGTCCGGGGCGACGTCGGTGGTGTACCTCGTCCCGGTGGCGAACAGCGACCTGGCCGCGGTCCAGGCCGAGTGGCGCCGGAGAGGGGCGGCCGATCTGGTCATCCGGCCGCACGGCCACGGACCGCACGTGATCGGCGTGCTCACGACCCGCCTCGACGGCCAGCGCAACGCCGGCTACTCGGGCGTCGACATCACCCAGGCGCCGGCGCCGTACGCGGCGACGACCGAGTCCCGGCGCAGCGGCTCGGTGGCCGTCTCGGACACCTACCACCTGATCATCGACCAGCAGTTGCCGCCGTCGCAGCGGCAGTTCTCGTTCGTGCTCACCGCGCCGGTCACCGGGCCGGACGGGCGCTTCCGCGGCTGGGTGATGATGGGGCTGCGCGGCCAGGACTTCGTGCAGGCGACGCTGTCCCGGGTCGCCCAGAACCTCGTCGACGTCAGCCTCACCGCGCGCAACGCCGACGGGCGGGACACCGCGGTCGCGGGCCTCTCGGCCGACCGCTCGGGCCGCCGTGACCTGCACCGGACCGTGAACATCTCGGTCGCGCAGCGCCATTGGGAGCTGCGCACCGGGGCGGTGTCGGCCGCGCTGCCCGGCGCCAGCCCGTCGCTCGCGGTCGCGCTCACCGCGACGCTGCTCGGCGTGACGTTGCTGGCCGGGACGCTGGTCGCGATCCTGGCCAGCGGACGCCGCCGGGCCGAGCGCCGGGTCCAGGCCGCGACCCGGGAGCTCCAGGACACCGAGCGGGAGGCCCGGGAACAGGCCGAGCTGCTCGGTACCGTGCTCCACACGATCACCGAGGGCGTCGGCGTCGTCGACTCCGACGGACGTTTCCTCGCGCACAACCCGGCGGCGAAGCAGCTGCTCGGGATCTCCCTGGACTCGTCCGGCCCCGACCGCTGGCAGCAGCACTACGGCCTGTTCCGCCCGGACGGCTCCGAGCCGTTGCCGGTCGCCGAGATGCCGCTGGTCCGGGCGCTGAACGGCGAGGACGTCGACGGCGTCGAGATCCTCGTGCGGAACCCCGCGCGGCGCAGCGGCGCGCTGATCACGGTGAGCGCCCGCCCGCTCGCGCTGGCCGACGGCTCGCGAGGCGCCGTCGCGGTCTTCCACGACGTCACCGAGGAGCGGGCCTACGAGGCCGAGCTGCAGGGCTTCGCCGGGGTGGTCGCGCACGACCTCAAGTCACCGCTGACGACCGTCGTCGGATACGCGGAGCTGCTGGAGGACGAGGTCGCGGGTAACGACGAAGCGCTGGAGCACCTCGGCCGGATCCGCGCGACCGCGACCCGGATGCGGACGCTCATCGACGACCTGCTGACCTACACCAGCGCCCGGGACGCGGCGATCAACCAGGTCTCGTTCCCGCTCGGGGACCTGGTCCAGGAGGTGGTGGCGGCCCGGCTGCACGCCTCCCGGGCCGGCGGCTACTTCCCCGACGTCTACGTCGGCCGGCTGCCCGCGCTGAACGCCGACCCGGTGCTCGTCCGGCAGGTGCTCGAGAACCTGATCGGCAACGCGCTGAAGTACACCCGGCCGGGCAGCCCGGCCCGGGTCGACGTCACCGCCCGGCTGGAGACCGAGCAGCGGGGCGGGACCTGGGCGCGGGTCGAGATCTCCGACCGGGGCATCGGCATCCCGGCCGGCGAGCACGGGCGGGTGTTCGACCGGTTCCACCGCGCGCACCCGACCGAGGGCTATCCCGGCACCGGGCTCGGCCTGGCGATCTGCCAGCGCATCGTCGAGCGGCACGGCGGGGCGATCGGCGCGACCGACAACCCGGGCGGCGGCACCCGGTTCTGGTTCACGCTCCCGGCCGGCGACGATCCGGCGCCCCGCCCACCGGCCCGGCTGGCTCAGGCGGCGTCGAGCGGGCGCAGTTCGTCGGCGTAG
- a CDS encoding cysteine dioxygenase, whose protein sequence is MTIDALPARDLGKHELRELVDELARHPERWQEQVAFSDTERHYVSLYRDDHVDVWLLCWTPQNDTGWHDHDISSGAVAVVQGAVHENNPRIGGHHVDVVVKAGESFCFGPDHIHRMTGADAESVSIHAYSPPLWRLGTYLITDDGVMRRTSVSYADELRPLDAA, encoded by the coding sequence GTGACCATCGACGCTTTACCCGCTCGCGACCTGGGGAAGCACGAGCTGCGCGAGCTCGTCGACGAGCTCGCGCGCCACCCGGAGCGCTGGCAGGAGCAGGTGGCGTTCTCCGACACCGAGCGGCACTACGTCTCCCTCTACCGCGACGACCACGTGGACGTCTGGCTGCTCTGCTGGACCCCGCAGAACGACACCGGCTGGCACGACCACGACATCTCGTCCGGCGCGGTCGCGGTCGTCCAGGGCGCGGTGCACGAGAACAACCCGCGGATCGGCGGCCACCACGTCGACGTCGTCGTGAAGGCCGGGGAGTCGTTCTGCTTCGGCCCCGACCACATCCATCGGATGACCGGCGCGGACGCCGAGAGCGTCTCGATCCACGCGTACTCCCCGCCGCTCTGGCGGCTGGGCACCTACCTCATCACCGACGACGGCGTGATGCGCCGGACGTCGGTGAGCTACGCCGACGAACTGCGCCCGCTCGACGCCGCCTGA
- a CDS encoding amidohydrolase family protein, which produces MRIDVHQHLWPEPLLAALRARNTPPHLDGWTLHTASAPPYAVNPADHDVAVRTALLDADGLDRALISLSSPLGIEWLPDATPLLDAYHEGVTALPGRFGAWAAAGLHTIDPTPLERALDAGCVGLQLPADALLDPAGYARCAPLLAVLERRDAPLFVHPGPHPAPPDGAPGWWPALSPYVHQMHDAWHAFVAFGRAAHPNLRVCFALLAGLGPLHGERLAARGGPARRQIDMDAFVETSSYGPRAVDAITRVLGVDLVVLGSDRPYATVPDFGLGEAFDQAAGVSNPERLLYGKKGRP; this is translated from the coding sequence ATGCGCATCGATGTTCACCAGCACCTCTGGCCCGAACCGCTGCTCGCTGCCCTCCGCGCCCGGAACACCCCACCCCACCTCGACGGTTGGACGCTCCACACGGCCAGCGCGCCGCCCTACGCGGTGAACCCGGCCGACCACGACGTGGCCGTCCGTACCGCGCTGCTCGACGCCGACGGGCTCGACCGCGCGTTGATCTCGCTCTCCAGCCCGCTCGGCATCGAGTGGCTCCCGGACGCCACCCCGCTCCTCGACGCCTACCACGAGGGCGTCACCGCGCTACCCGGGCGCTTCGGCGCCTGGGCTGCGGCCGGCCTGCACACGATCGACCCCACCCCGCTCGAGCGCGCGCTAGACGCGGGCTGCGTCGGCCTGCAGCTCCCGGCCGACGCGCTCCTCGACCCGGCCGGCTACGCGCGCTGCGCCCCGCTGCTCGCGGTCCTCGAGCGGCGGGACGCGCCGCTGTTCGTCCACCCCGGCCCGCACCCGGCCCCGCCGGACGGCGCGCCCGGCTGGTGGCCCGCGCTGAGCCCCTACGTCCACCAGATGCACGACGCCTGGCACGCGTTCGTCGCGTTCGGCCGGGCCGCGCACCCGAACCTCCGGGTCTGCTTCGCGTTGCTCGCCGGCCTCGGCCCGCTGCACGGCGAGCGCCTCGCGGCCCGCGGCGGTCCGGCTCGCCGCCAGATCGACATGGACGCCTTCGTCGAGACGTCGTCCTACGGTCCCCGGGCGGTGGACGCGATCACCCGCGTGCTCGGCGTCGACCTGGTCGTTCTCGGGTCCGACCGGCCGTACGCCACCGTGCCCGACTTCGGCCTGGGCGAGGCGTTCGACCAGGCGGCCGGCGTGTCGAACCCGGAACGGCTGCTCTACGGAAAGAAGGGAAGACCGTGA
- a CDS encoding LacI family DNA-binding transcriptional regulator yields MPQQRKRATIRHVAEATGLSPAAVSYALRGVQTSEETQRRVREAAAELGYEADPIARALASGRTGTVGLLCGSLEDLWQQSLAVGMGRALLGHDRYALILDAAGDPSREAILARQLRDQRVDALVVQPLDPSAPDWADLAGTVPIVSIGDSLLGVQGGEVLFDNRKGVTLALEHLTGLGHRRIAVLTPNRPSTPDRPAEVHVGIEAARLGIDVRLVTSPHALDGATEAARNVLGDAHRPTAVFCFADSIAYGVYAAARDLGLSIPDDVSVVGYDSHPMSALVTPGLTTVDWDLDGIVRQAAALAIDQIEGRADRLRFLRAPELCVRTSTAAALT; encoded by the coding sequence GTGCCGCAACAACGTAAGCGGGCGACGATCCGTCACGTCGCCGAGGCGACCGGGCTCTCCCCGGCCGCCGTGTCGTACGCGCTGCGCGGCGTGCAGACGTCGGAGGAGACCCAGCGCCGGGTCCGGGAAGCGGCCGCCGAGCTGGGCTACGAGGCCGATCCGATCGCCCGGGCGCTGGCCAGCGGCCGCACCGGCACGGTCGGGCTGCTCTGCGGCTCGCTCGAGGACCTCTGGCAGCAGTCGCTGGCGGTCGGCATGGGCCGCGCGCTGCTCGGCCACGACCGCTACGCGCTGATTCTCGACGCGGCCGGCGACCCGTCCCGGGAGGCGATCCTCGCCCGGCAACTGCGCGACCAGCGGGTCGACGCGCTGGTCGTGCAGCCGCTCGACCCGTCCGCGCCGGACTGGGCCGACCTGGCCGGCACGGTCCCGATCGTCTCGATCGGCGACTCGCTGCTCGGTGTGCAGGGCGGCGAGGTGCTGTTCGACAACCGGAAGGGCGTCACGCTGGCGCTGGAGCACCTCACCGGCCTCGGGCACCGGCGGATCGCCGTGCTCACCCCGAACCGCCCGAGCACCCCCGACCGCCCGGCCGAGGTGCACGTCGGCATCGAGGCCGCCCGGCTCGGCATCGACGTCCGACTCGTGACGTCCCCGCACGCGCTCGACGGCGCGACCGAAGCGGCCCGCAACGTGCTCGGCGACGCCCACCGGCCGACCGCGGTGTTCTGCTTCGCCGACTCGATCGCCTACGGCGTCTACGCGGCCGCGCGCGATCTGGGCCTGTCGATCCCCGACGACGTGAGCGTGGTCGGGTACGACTCGCACCCGATGTCCGCGCTGGTCACGCCGGGCCTGACGACCGTCGACTGGGACCTGGACGGGATCGTCCGGCAGGCGGCCGCGCTGGCGATCGACCAGATCGAGGGCCGGGCCGACCGCCTCCGCTTCCTCCGCGCCCCCGAACTCTGCGTCCGGACGTCGACCGCCGCTGCTCTAACCTGA
- a CDS encoding MurR/RpiR family transcriptional regulator, translated as MPVGEARARTPTERLLALFDRHRLSPTQRRIAQHLLDNLPEAAFASSVDLANRVGVSQPSVTRFAVALGFSGYPDLQRALRPIALSAVSERPDPVTVRRNELQAAVDAEIHNLEALRQTLEDPGKVVDLGRELAASSPLTVLGARISAPLADYFGYAAKRIHPDVRVLTSGGSAVHDGLLQAREAGGTWVLAFVLPRYAGETIEALRRARKAGFRTAVVTDAPIAPFADEVDVLLAAGVGTRLVFDSYAAPVTVSAALLQAMADAEPARTQARLEAYEQMAEDVGFFTER; from the coding sequence ATGCCCGTGGGGGAGGCTCGCGCACGGACGCCGACCGAGCGGCTGCTCGCGCTCTTCGACCGGCACCGCCTCTCCCCCACCCAGCGCCGGATCGCCCAGCACCTGCTCGACAACCTGCCCGAGGCCGCGTTCGCGTCCAGCGTCGACCTGGCCAACCGGGTCGGGGTGAGCCAGCCGTCGGTGACCCGGTTCGCGGTCGCGCTCGGCTTCTCCGGCTATCCCGACCTGCAGCGGGCGCTGCGTCCGATCGCGCTGAGCGCGGTTTCCGAACGTCCCGATCCGGTGACGGTCCGGCGCAACGAGCTGCAGGCGGCCGTCGACGCGGAGATCCACAATCTCGAAGCGCTGCGCCAGACGCTCGAAGACCCGGGCAAGGTCGTCGACCTGGGCCGGGAACTGGCCGCGTCGTCGCCGCTCACCGTGCTCGGTGCGCGCATCTCGGCCCCGCTCGCCGACTACTTCGGCTACGCCGCCAAGCGGATCCACCCCGACGTCCGCGTGCTGACCTCCGGCGGCAGCGCGGTCCACGACGGCCTGCTGCAGGCCCGCGAGGCCGGCGGCACCTGGGTCCTCGCGTTCGTGCTCCCCCGCTACGCGGGCGAGACGATCGAGGCGCTCCGGCGCGCGCGCAAGGCCGGGTTCCGCACCGCGGTGGTGACCGACGCGCCGATCGCGCCGTTCGCCGACGAGGTCGACGTTCTGCTCGCGGCCGGCGTCGGGACCCGGCTCGTCTTCGACTCGTACGCGGCCCCGGTGACGGTGAGCGCGGCCCTCCTCCAAGCCATGGCGGACGCCGAGCCCGCGCGCACCCAGGCCCGGCTCGAGGCGTACGAGCAGATGGCCGAAGACGTGGGCTTCTTCACCGAGCGGTAG
- a CDS encoding aromatic amino acid ammonia-lyase produces MSEVVLDGVELTAEQVRSVARGKLPVRVHPDGLLRANAAHQTVTALSAAGQVYGRTTGVGANRLVSVAYESTSGPVVLGPEGSVIPPDAVPAEPVRHAAHGLRLLRSHAGGAGPLLDPVSVRAMLTVRLNQLAAGGSGVSPHLLEGLAEALNRGLTPPVHAFGGIGTGDLPALAVTALCLLGEVPWRGGTMDPIPFDPADALSFISSNAGSIGEAALACADLSELLRASTVITALAFLAGDGNSEPYEAVVHLARPHAGQQTVAARLRDLLAGQPVKAARIQDPYSYRAVPQVHGPALDAVVALERTLGIELNSASENPLVDAVGNRVLHNANFHTAYLGLALDTMRNALYGTAALSVARLSLLLEPAFTGLAPFLASGPPGSSGLMILEYVAHSALGALRLSAMPTSLATAVVSRGVEEHAPFSSQAARNSLDAAGDYRIVLAAELVAAVRALRMRGTTPVDGPLADAFAYAAERLPDRLDDRPLDQDVEDAAALLPGLAEF; encoded by the coding sequence ATGTCCGAGGTGGTGCTCGACGGCGTCGAGCTGACCGCGGAACAGGTTCGAAGCGTGGCCCGAGGCAAGCTGCCGGTGCGTGTCCATCCGGACGGGCTGCTCCGGGCCAACGCGGCCCACCAGACCGTGACCGCGCTGAGCGCCGCCGGCCAGGTGTACGGGCGGACGACCGGCGTCGGCGCCAACCGCCTGGTGTCGGTGGCCTACGAGAGCACCTCCGGCCCGGTCGTGCTCGGCCCGGAGGGCAGCGTGATCCCGCCCGACGCGGTACCGGCCGAACCCGTGCGCCACGCCGCCCACGGCCTGCGGCTGCTGCGCAGTCACGCCGGCGGGGCCGGTCCGCTGCTCGACCCGGTCAGCGTGCGGGCGATGCTGACCGTCCGGCTCAACCAGCTCGCCGCGGGCGGGTCCGGCGTCTCGCCGCACCTGCTCGAAGGCCTGGCCGAGGCGCTCAACCGCGGCCTCACCCCGCCGGTGCACGCGTTCGGCGGCATCGGCACCGGCGACCTGCCCGCACTCGCGGTGACCGCGCTCTGCCTGCTCGGCGAGGTGCCGTGGCGGGGCGGCACGATGGACCCGATCCCGTTCGACCCGGCCGACGCGCTGTCGTTCATCAGCTCCAACGCCGGCTCGATCGGCGAGGCCGCGCTGGCCTGCGCCGACCTCTCCGAGCTGCTCCGGGCGAGCACGGTGATCACCGCGCTGGCGTTCCTGGCCGGCGACGGCAACAGCGAGCCGTACGAGGCCGTCGTCCACTTGGCCCGGCCGCACGCCGGTCAGCAGACGGTCGCGGCCCGGCTGCGTGACCTGCTCGCCGGTCAGCCGGTCAAGGCGGCCCGGATCCAGGACCCGTACAGCTACCGGGCGGTGCCCCAGGTGCACGGCCCGGCGCTCGACGCGGTCGTCGCGCTGGAGCGCACGCTGGGCATCGAGCTCAACTCGGCGTCGGAGAATCCGCTGGTCGACGCCGTCGGCAACCGGGTGCTGCACAACGCGAACTTCCACACCGCGTACCTGGGCCTGGCCCTCGACACGATGCGCAACGCGCTCTACGGCACCGCGGCGCTCTCGGTCGCCCGGCTGAGCCTGCTGCTGGAGCCCGCGTTCACCGGCCTCGCGCCGTTCCTCGCGTCCGGGCCGCCCGGGTCGTCCGGCCTGATGATCCTGGAGTACGTGGCGCACTCCGCGCTCGGCGCGCTCCGCCTGTCGGCGATGCCGACGTCGCTGGCCACCGCGGTCGTCTCCCGCGGGGTCGAGGAGCACGCGCCGTTCTCCTCGCAGGCCGCCCGCAACTCGCTCGACGCGGCCGGCGACTACCGGATCGTGCTCGCCGCGGAGCTGGTGGCGGCCGTCCGGGCGCTGCGGATGCGGGGAACGACCCCGGTCGACGGTCCGCTGGCCGATGCGTTCGCCTACGCCGCCGAGCGGCTGCCGGACCGTCTCGACGACCGTCCCCTCGATCAGGACGTCGAGGACGCCGCCGCGCTGCTGCCGGGCCTGGCCGAATTCTGA
- a CDS encoding ABC transporter ATP-binding protein gives MITFENVTKQFPDGTVAVDNLSLEIPDGKITVLVGPSGCGKTTTLRMINRMIDSTSGTITIDGRNVRDMDPPTLRRGIGYVIQQAGLLPHRTILDNVATVPFLLGHDKKKARSDALALMERVGLPASFAKRYPHQLSGGQQQRVGVARALAADPPVMLMDEPFSAVDPVVRKSLQDEFLRLQKDLHKTIVMVTHDIDEAVKLGDLVCVLEVGGRIGQFDTPERLLASPSDGFVEEFLGDDRGVRRLSFVESDHLPLDPSRIVTTASAGDDWRLLVDADGKPSGWLEPGGSSDPLPVGRSFVVGRDSLRSALDSAVLNPSGEAIAVDGDGKAVGLAGQEQITSALRGRIPAGAAE, from the coding sequence GTGATCACTTTCGAGAACGTGACCAAACAGTTCCCGGACGGGACCGTCGCCGTCGACAACCTCAGCCTGGAGATCCCGGACGGGAAGATCACCGTGCTGGTCGGCCCGTCCGGCTGCGGGAAGACGACGACGCTGCGGATGATCAACCGGATGATCGACTCGACCTCGGGGACGATCACGATCGACGGCCGGAACGTGCGGGACATGGACCCGCCGACGCTGCGCCGCGGGATCGGGTACGTCATCCAGCAGGCCGGGCTCCTCCCCCACCGGACGATCCTCGACAACGTGGCCACGGTGCCGTTCCTGCTCGGGCACGACAAGAAGAAGGCCCGGTCGGACGCGCTGGCGCTGATGGAGCGGGTCGGGCTGCCCGCCTCGTTCGCCAAGCGCTACCCGCACCAGCTCTCCGGCGGTCAGCAGCAGCGCGTCGGCGTGGCCCGGGCGCTGGCCGCCGACCCGCCGGTGATGCTGATGGACGAGCCGTTCAGCGCCGTCGACCCGGTCGTCCGCAAGAGCCTGCAGGACGAGTTCCTGCGGCTGCAGAAGGACCTGCACAAGACGATCGTGATGGTGACGCACGACATCGACGAGGCGGTGAAGCTCGGCGACCTTGTCTGCGTGCTCGAGGTTGGCGGGCGGATCGGGCAGTTCGACACCCCCGAGCGGCTGCTCGCGTCGCCGTCGGACGGGTTCGTCGAGGAGTTCCTCGGCGACGACCGGGGCGTCCGCCGGCTGTCGTTCGTCGAGTCGGATCACCTGCCCCTGGACCCGTCGCGGATCGTCACCACGGCCTCGGCCGGGGACGACTGGCGGTTGCTGGTGGACGCGGACGGGAAGCCGTCCGGGTGGCTGGAGCCGGGCGGGTCCTCGGACCCGCTGCCGGTCGGCCGGTCGTTCGTCGTCGGCCGGGATTCGCTGCGGTCCGCGCTCGACAGCGCGGTGCTGAACCCGTCGGGTGAGGCCATCGCGGTCGACGGCGACGGGAAGGCCGTGGGGCTGGCCGGCCAGGAGCAGATCACCAGTGCCCTGCGCGGCCGGATCCCCGCCGGAGCCGCGGAATGA